CCGCGGTGTGAACCGGCAGGCAATCACCAGCAGTAACGCGAGTACCGCTGCCGCTTTTCCCTGATACATGCGTAAGGTCAACGGATTCCACTCGATCAAATCTGACAAGTTCGGATTAGACGAAAATGAAAAGACTTCTGTATATAATTGCAATCCATAAGGATTGATCAGCACGGCCACCGCCGCGAGTTCCAGTAAGACGAAGAAGCGGCGCGTCACACTGTCCTGGAACATTGCTTTCCAGGCTCCTGACTTGCGACCCACATCAAAGGCGCGTCCCACCAGGAAACAGCCAATCAAACCCAGTCCCACAGGAAACGAACCATGCAGATTCGCCCATAATACGAAGAGAGCCGGGATCAGAAACCAATATGACTTTCGCCAATGTCGCGCATTCAGCAGTGTGAACAGCATCACAAAACAGAGTAAGCCTGCCAACTGCGGCCGCACGATTCCAATTTGCTTCCAGTCACATAAAATAAAACCGGCTACACCAACCAGGCTCCAGATAAAACTGTCTGTCCGTTTTTGCACACGATACAGCAATAGTCCCATGCAAGCGGTAATCGCAGCCGCATACAGAAATTTGATTCCTGCCACGCCGAACTGCTGAAATGTCTGAAATCCAAGCAACTGGCTCAACCAGGCCGTGTCGATAAAAGGAACACCCGAGGCAAGCGGAACGAGTGGCTCGAACGCAGGAATACTTCCGGTCTCCCAGATCAGTTTCCCATATGCCAGATGCCCCCAAATATCGGTATGCCACAAAGGGAGTGAGCTGAATAATAAAAATGAGAGCGAGAGGATACAAACTGAGAAGAAAGTAAACCGCGACAGACGCAGCGCTTCCGGAAAGCGATCGACGAGCACCGCATCTTCAGCAGACTCTTCACCAGGGTTCTCATTTGTAGATTCGTTTTGGTTTTCCAAAGCAGTAGCCATAATAAACAGATCGATATGAGAGGGAAGTCTAAAACATCATATGCTGTTTCACAGAGTCAAACGAGTGGGATCAAACGATTATCCCCTGTTTTTAGCTTGAATCAGAGCCTGTCTCATATTCCAAACCGTTGACCGCGCAGCATCACGACAAATTTGTTTACTTACAGCCTAGTTCAAGCTCTGGCGCGGAGGAAAAATCACTTACCGGATTCCCGTCTGTTGCGAAAAAACAACAATTGCCCATGAGGATTCAAGCAGATGTTCCCGTTGTAACGATTCTGCAGGTTCTACCTGATAATCAAAGAGTGACGCCTTCCGCCGCACTTTGAGGCGATCTGGGATCTACAGGCGGCGCAGATAAGTCGCGAGGCCGGATCGTCTGCGGCGCAGTCTCTTTCAAGAAAAGAAATTCGCTTCCCGCAGAATCACCCGACTCTGGTAGCGGCACTTTTGCCTGCGCGATTGACGTCTGATCCAACTGCAGGCGTTCAAACCAGGCATCCGACTCATCGCCGAACACGTCGGCAACAATCTCTAACGCTTTCGTTTTTTGCTGTTCCGATCCAAACTGCTTCCAGATCAGCCGCGCGATTTCCACTCCCTTTTCATAAGACCGGTTTCGGTTCAGCAATTGCAGAATGATCTTCCAGGACCGAAAAGGTTCTCCTTCGGTGCGATACAGACTCAATGCCAACTCCGCACCAATTTTCGGTTCACCAGGCGCCAACTCCATTCCTTTCCTCAGATACTCAATCCGCTGGGCAGGGTCATCCTCGAGCCGCGCCAGATACCAATAGTATTTTCCGTTCCAGACGGGATGGCAAACCAGATACGTACAGGGAATCAAGAGCAACTGCGCGAACACAAACGAAACGCGCAACAGTCCGGCAAAGCGAGACCGATTGATCAAAACCGCGCCCGCTAATAACCCATAAAGAAACCCTGACACATGCGCGGCATTCGCAATATTCAGAATCCCCAGATAAGTGAAGACAAAACACAAAATCAGCCAACCCAGTCCCCAGGTAATTTCACGCTCGGTAAATTCTTCTGCCAGATCAGGATCG
This genomic interval from Gimesia alba contains the following:
- a CDS encoding rhomboid family intramembrane serine protease yields the protein MFQNLRKICSKYPITASYIAVAIGLFLAVQVYRIQQGTPADSVFDTALWKLGAVQPLVFVYDHPLIKEDDFPTGGPFDLWAGEWWRILVSGFHHGDLLHLLMNCLAIGYLGRLIEPRMRAWMYAAFLILATFISLLPEYYFEHYPVGLSGGAFAMFGLLMVLRRTDPDLAEEFTEREITWGLGWLILCFVFTYLGILNIANAAHVSGFLYGLLAGAVLINRSRFAGLLRVSFVFAQLLLIPCTYLVCHPVWNGKYYWYLARLEDDPAQRIEYLRKGMELAPGEPKIGAELALSLYRTEGEPFRSWKIILQLLNRNRSYEKGVEIARLIWKQFGSEQQKTKALEIVADVFGDESDAWFERLQLDQTSIAQAKVPLPESGDSAGSEFLFLKETAPQTIRPRDLSAPPVDPRSPQSAAEGVTL